Below is a genomic region from Pectobacterium polaris.
AATGGCGCGAGAACTGGCGGAGCAGAGTGGTGCCGAAGGCGATCTGGAAACAGATTATCAGGCGGCCAGCGATCACCTGAATCTGGTGCAGACCGCCATGCGCCAGCAGGAAAAAATCGAGCGCTATAACGCCGACCTGGAAGAATTGAGCTATCGCCTCGAAGAACAGAACGAGGTGGTGGAAGAAGCGCGGGAGCAGCAGGCGGAAAATGAAGAACGCGCCGATGCGACCGAGCTGGAAGTGGATGAGCTGAAAAGCCAGCTTGCCGATTATCAGCAGGCGCTGGACGTGCAGCAAACACGTGCCATTCAGTACCAGCAGGCTCAGCAGGCGCTGGAACGTGCCCGCACGCTGTGTCAGTTGCCAGATTTAACGGCAGACAATGCGGATGAGTGGCTGGACAGCTATCAGGCGAAAGAGCAGGAAGCGACAGAAATTCTGCTGATGCTGGAGCAGAAACTGAGCGTGGCCGATGCGGCGCACGGCCAGTTTGAACAAGCCTATCAACTGGTGACTAAGATTGCCGGTGCGGTGAATCGCAACGAAGCTTGGCAGGTTGCGCGCGATTTGCTGCGTGACAGCTCTTCACAACGCTATCAGGCGGAGCGGGTACAGCCGCTGCGGATGCGTCTGTCTGAGTTGGAACAGCGCCTACGCGAACAGCAGGATGCCGAGCGGTTATTGCAGGATTTCAGCAAACGCAACGGTCAGGATTATCAACCGGAAGAGCTGGAATCCCTCCAGCAAGAACTTGATGCCCGCATCGAAACGCTGTCATCGCTGGTGGCAGAAGCGGGCGAGCGCCGTATGGCGCTACGCCAAGAGCTGGAGCAAACCCAGCAGCGCATTCAGAAGCTGACGGCGCGAGCGCCAGTCTGGCTGGCCGCACAGGAAATGCTGACGCAGTTGAGCGAGCAGAGCGGCGAAACGTTTGAAGATAGCCGTCAGGTAACGGAGTTCATGCAGCAACTGCTGGAGCGCGAGCGTGAAACTACGGTTGAACGTGATGACATCGCCGCCCGCAAACGCCAGATTGAAGCGCAGGTTGAGCGACTCAGCCAGCCTGGCGGTTCAGAAGACCCGCGCCTGAACGCGCTGGCGGAACGTTTTGGCGGCGTGCTGCTGTCTGAAATTTATGATGATGTGACACTGGATGATGCGCCGTACTTCTCGGCGCTTTATGGTCCTTCCCGCCATGCGATTGTGGTGTCCGATCTCTCGCTGGTGCGCGATCAGCTTGCTGGTCTCGAAGACTGTCCTGAAGATCTGTATCTGATCGAGGGGGACCCACAGTCGTTTGATGACAGCGTATTTGCCGTTGACGAGCTGGAACGTGCTGTCGTGGTGAAAGTCGCGGAGCGTCAGTGGCGTTATTCTCGTTTCCCTGAGGTGCCGCTGTTTGGCCGCGCCGCGCGGGAAATGCGCCTGGAAAGCCTGCGTGATGAGCGCGAAGCGCTGGCGGAACAGTACGCAACGCTGTCGTTTGACGTGCAGAAAACGCAGCGCCTGCACCAGTCTTTTGGTCGCTTTATCGGTACCCATCTGGCAGTCGTTTTTGATGACGATCCCGAAGTGGAAATCCGTACGCTCAGTTCCCGTCGCGGCGAGCTGGATCGTGCGATGGCCAGCTTTGATGGCGAAAATCAGCAGCAGCGTCAGCAGTACGAACAAGCGAAAGAAGCCAGCGCACAGCTGAATAAACTGATTCCGCGCATTAGCCTGCTTTGTGATGAGACATTGCAGGATCGCGTGGAAGAGATTCGTGCGGAATTGGATGAAACCGAAGAGTCTGCTCGCTTCATTCAGCAGCACGGTACAACGCTGGCTAAGCTGGAACCGTTGGTTTCTGTCCTGCAAAGCGATCCGCAGCAGCATGAGCAGTTGCAGGAAGATTATACGCAGGCGCAGAACGCACAGCGGCAGGCAAAACAGCAGGCGTTTGCTTTGACTGAGGTGGTGCAGCGTCGCGCGCACTTCAGCTATGCCGATTCGGCTGGAATGCTGGGTGAGAATGCTGGCTTGAATGACAAACTGCGCCATCGTTTGGAACAGGCTGAGGCAGAACGGACAAAAGCACGTGAACAGCTACGTCAGCATCAGGCACAGCTGACGCAGTACAGCCAGGTTCAGGCATCGCTGAAAAGCTCTTACGATGCCAAGCAGGACATGCTGAAGGAACTGACGCAAGAGCTTCAGGATATCGGTGTACGTGCGGACGCTGATGCCGAAGTGCGCGCCCGTCAGCGCCGTGATGAGCTGCATGCGGCATTAAGCACCAACCGCTCGCGGCGTAATCAGTTGGAAAAACAGATTACGTTCTGTGAAGCAGAAATGGACAGTTTGCAGAAGAAACTGCGCAAACTGGAACGTGATTATCACCAGATGCGTGAGCAGGTTGTTACGGCGAAAGCCGGCTGGTGTGCCGTCATGCGTTTGGTGAAAGACAACGGCGTCGAGCGTCGTCTGCACCGTCGTGAACTCGCATATATGGAAGGCGATGAACTGCGTTCCATGTCGGATAAGGCGTTGGGTGCGCTGCGTCTGGCGGTTGCGGATAACGAACATCTGCGCGATGTGTTGCGGCTTTCGGAAGATCCGAAGCGGCCCGAACGCAAAATCCAGTTCTATATCGCCGTTTACCAGCATCTGCGCGAGCGTATCCGTCAGGATATTATTCGCACCGATGATCCGGTAGAAGCCATTGAGCAGATGGAAATCGAGCTTAACCGCCTGACTGAAGAACTGACGGCGCGTGAACAGATGCTGGCCATCAGCTCTCGTAGCGTGGCAAACATCATCCGTAAAACGATCCAGCGTGAGCAGAACCGTATTCGGATGCTGAATCAGGGGCTGCAAGCGGTCGCGTTTGGTCAGGTGAAGAGTGTTCGCCTCAACGTTAACGTGCGCGAAACGCATACCACGCTACTCAACGTGTTGTCCGAACAGCAGGAAATGCATCAGGATCTGTTTAACAGCAACCGTCTGACCTTCTCGGAAGCGTTGGCAAAACTGTATCAGCGCCTGAATCCTGAAATTGATATGGGACAGCGCACGCCGCAAACCATCGGTGAAGAGCTGCTGGATTACCGAAACTATCTTGAAATGGAAGTTGAGGTTAACCGTGGCGCGGATGGCTGGCTGCGAGCAGAAAGTGGGGCGCTGTCGACCGGGGAAGCCATCGGAACCGGGATGTCGATTCTGGTCATGGTGGTACAGAGCTGGGAAGAAGAGTCGAAGCGCCTGCGTGGCAAAGATATTATTCCGTGTCGTCTGCTCTTCCTCGATGAGGCGGCGCGTCTGGATGCCAAGTCGATCGCGACGCTGTTCGAGCTTTGCGATCGTCTGGAAATGCAGCTGGTCATCGCTGCACCGGAAAATATCAGCCCCGAGAAGGGAACCACCTATAAGCTGGTGCGTAAAGTCTACCAGAACAACGAGCACGTCCATGTGGTCGGGCTGCGTGGCTTCGGAACGGAAGCGCCAGAGACACAAGAGCAAGCCTCATAGCGGGGAGCGGTAAATTTTATCGTTGTAAACCTTGCCGCTATTTTCCTCTATAATGATAAAGCCGCTTTTTTAAGCGGCTTTATTTTTTTCGTAAAGCGTTGCGTAAAGGGAATGTTGAATACGAATAGCTTCATCAAACGCGTAAGATAATAACCAGAAGAAGAAGCAAAAATATTTTTCTCTTTATATACTGACGATGAAGCGATTACAGACCGTAGAAGGATTTGCGGTTTTATGTTGCAAGGTGGCGTACCGTAATAACGGACGCGATATAAAAATGATCATATTTCATTCTTTCTCATTTTCTACACAAGAAAACCTAAAGAATGTGCTTACGCCAGTATGACCGTATACGAGCGAATTCGGTTTGTTATTTCCATATCCAACGTGGATTGTCGTGAAAGCATAGTGATTAATGAGTACAGGGGATAAATGGATGTTGTTGTTACATAAACGAAAAATGGTCAGGCTGCTGTTACGCGTGGGTTGTATTTGGGTCGGAAGCCTGTCTCCTTCGTTTTCGGTGCTGGCAGCATCTCCGACGGTGGTATCCGGCTTATCGCAAAGCTCGGGCGTGGTGTCTGTAGAAAATAGCCGTGCAGGGCTTCTGGCCGCGCTGCCGCACGGTATGTCGTTACATTATCTCTCTGATTTATCATCGCTTTATGCCCAACATCAGATGCAACCTATGTGGGCAGATAACCGTGCGGTTCAACAGTTTCAACAACAGCTGGCCGAATTGGCGATAGCTGGCGTACAGCCGCAGTTCACTACGTGGGTAACCTGGCTGACCGATCCGCAATTGACCGGATTTGCGCGTGATGTCGTACTATCGGATGCGATGCTGGGCTATTTGCAGTTCGTCTCGGGTGTAGAACGCAGCGGTAACGACTGGCTGTACAGCAGCGTACCTTACCGTCTGCAATCACCGGCGCTCAATATCGTTGCGCAATGGCAACAGGCCGTGAAATCCGGCACCAGCGCGGCTTATGTCGTTTCGCTGGCACCCCAGCATTCGCAATACGCCAAAATGCATGAAGCGCTGAAGACCATGCTGACGGACAATCGCCCGTGGCCGAGCCTGAATCTGGCGGAGTCTTTGCGCCCGGAACAGCAGAGTCGGGAACTGGCGGTACTGCGTGAAATTCTGCAACGTACTGGCATGCTGTCTTCAACGGAGAGCATTACGCTATTTAACGAAAATACCGCAGTGACGACAGTATCGACAGGACAGGCTCCGCTGGTCGAGGGCGCCGCTATCGACGATCGTTATACTGGCGAACTGGTTGACGCGGTTAAACGCTTCCAGCATTGGCAAGGGCTGGAGGGTGATGGCGTTATTGGTAAGCGTACGCGCGATTGGCTCAATGTGTCCCCGCAAATGCGCGCAACGCTGCTAGCGCTGAATATCCAGCGTCTGCGCCTGTTACCGGACAATGTTCACACCGGTATCATGGTGAACATCCCCAATTATTCACTGATCTATTATCAAGATGGCGCTGAACGCTTATCATCGCGCGTGATTGTTGGGCAGCCTAAACGCAAAACGCCATTGATGAGCAGCTCGCTGTATAACGTCGTGGTCAATCCGCCATGGAATGTTCCTACGACGCTGACTCGGCAGGACATCATTCCGAAAGTGGTGCGCGACCCCGGTTATCTACAGCGCCATGGCTACACGGTGTTGTCCGGCTGGAGTCAGGATGCTGAAGCGATCGATCCTTCCATGATCGATTGGCCGATGGTCTCAGCAGAGCGCTTCCCCTATCGCCTGCGTCAGGCCCCAGGTGCGAATAACTCGCTGGGACGCTACAAATTTAATATGCCGAATTCAGAAGCGATTTATCTGCACGACACGCCTAATCACAATCTATTCCAGCGTGATATCCGTGCGCTGAGCTCCGGCTGCGTGCGGGTTAATAAGGCATCGGAACTGGCTAGCATGCTATTGCAGGATGCGGGATGGAATAATAACCGTATTTCTTCCACGCTGGATCAGGGAAATACCACCTTTGTGTCAATGAAACATCGGATTCCGGTCAACCTCTATTACCTGACCGCGTGGGTGGCCGAAGATGGCAGACCACAGTTCCGAACAGATATTTACAATTATGATGACACCGCTCGTGCCGGGACGAAAGTGCTGTCCAGAGCAGGGCTGTTGCTTCAGTAAGTATTGAAAACACGGGCATTAGCGGTATCGGTATTTTATCGTTTTTGCGGGGGATCGATGCGATCTCCCGCAAACCCGTAAGCAAAGCGGGTTGACTCACTTTTCTCTGGCAGTTAAGGTTCAAGGCGGCACGTTTTGTGCCTCCTTTTATACCGTTCTTTAGCCAGGGTACTTGTTCTATGGATCACATTGACAATCATCGCCGTAAGTGGCTTGCACTGGGTGGTGCCGCGTTGGGTATCGCACTCCTTCCCGGTCAGGCATTTGCGACGTTATCTACACCCCGACCACGAATTTTGACGCTGAACAATCTGAATACCGGAGAGCTGCTGAAAACGGAATTCTTTGATGGCAAACGGTATAACAAGTCAGAACTTTCCCGCCTGAATCACTTTTTCCGCGACTATCGCGCCAATAAAGTCAAAACGATTGATCCTCAACTTTTCGATCAGCTCTATCGCTTACAGGTCATGTTGGGCACCAACAAGCCCGTACAGCTGATTTCTGGTTATCGCGCGATAGATACGAATAACGAATTACGCGCGCATAGCAGAGGTGTGGCAAAGCAGAGCTACCACACGAAAGGGCAGGCGATGGATTTCCATATTGAAGGCGTTCAACTCGCTAACATTCGTAAAGCGGCGATGAAAATGCGTGCCGGCGGCGTTGGCTACTACCCACGCAGTGATTTCGTTCACATCGATACCGGCCCCGTCCGCACCTGGTAATTCGCTACCACAGCGTTAAATTTTTTTCTGATACGGTTCGCTAATGCAGAGTGAACCGCTCAGTTTATTCAACATGGAGTGATATGAAATATCAAATTGTCCCGGTGACGGCATTTAGCCAGAACTGCACATTGTTATGGTGTGAAAAAACGAATGAAGCGGCGATTGTCGATCCCGGTGGCGATGCAGAAAAAATCAAACGTGCCGTCGCGGATGCAGGCATTTCAGTTAAGCAGATTCTATTGACGCACGGCCATCTGGATCATGTGGGTGCAGCGGCGGAATTGGCCGAGCACTATCAGGTATCGATTATTGGTCCACAGATTGAAGATGCTTTTTGGTTAGAAGGGCTGCCGGCACAGAGCCGTATGTTTGGTCTGGAAGAATGCGCGCCGCTGACGCCATCGCGTTGGCTACAGGAAGGTGATGAGGTTAGCGTGGGCGAGACAACGCTGGCGGTTTTCCACTGCCCAGGCCATACACCGGGCCACATTGTTTTCTTTGATGCAGAATCGAGCCTGGCACAGGTAGGCGATGTTATTTTCAACGGTGGCGTAGGGCGTACCGATTTCCCACAGGGGGATCATCAGGCGTTGATTGCGTCTATCAAAAATAAGCTGCTGCCGCTGGGTGACGATGTGACGTTTATTCCAGGACATGGCCCGATGTCGACGTTAGGACATGAACGCAAGACCAACCCTTTCCTGCGTGAAGATGCCGCGATTTGGTAATTTCTGTACTCTTTTATCAGTAAATGACAGGAATTTATCAATAAAAGGTAGAAATGAAAAAGCCGACACAGTGTGTCGGCTTTTTTAATCGCAGAACGATTAGAGTACGGCAACAATCGCTTCGCAGAGTGGAGCCATGTTTTCCGGCGTCATTCCTGCAACGTTGATACGGCCAGAATTCACCGCGTAAACGCCGAATTCATCACGCAGACGCAGAACCTGCTCTTTGGTCAAGCCACTGAATGAGAACATCCCATTCTGGTTGATGATGAAGGAGAAATCCTGATTTGCCCCTTTTTCCTGCAAGGTATTCACGAACAGCTGACGCATGCGTTGAATACGCTCACGCATCGCCGTTAATTCCTGTTCCCAGACGGCTTTCAGTGCATCGTTGCCCAGAATGGTCGCAACAACGGTTGCGCCGTGTGACGGTGGGTTGGAGTAGTTTGCACGAATAGCCGCTTTCACCTGGCTGAATGCGGTGTCTGCTGTTGCGGCATCTGCAGCAACCAGCGTGCAGGCACCGACGCGCTCATTGTACAAACCGAAGTTTTTAGAGTACGAGCTGCATACGATCAGTTCATCGTGCTTCGCGGCGAAGAGTCGCAGGCCTTCCGCATCTTCTTCGAGCCCACGAGCAAAGCCCTGATAGGCGAAGTCAAACAGCGGCAGCCAGCCTTTTGCTACAGACAGTTCGGCCAACGTAGCCCACTGCTCAGCGGTAGGATCGATACCGGTTGGGTTGTGGCAACAGCCGTGGAACAGCACCACGTCACCGGCTTGTGCGGCATTCAGGCTGTTCAGCAGGCCATCAAAATCCAGCGCGTGGTTCGCGGCATCGTAGTAGTCATACTGACATACTTCCAAACCGACAGCAGAGAAGACGTTATTGTGATTTGGCCAGGTTGGATTGCTGATCCAAATGCGTTTTGCAGACGTTTGATTTGCAATGAAATCAGCGGCTACGCGCAACGCACCTGTTCCGCCTGGCGTTTGCGCCGTGCGGGCACGTTTGTCGGCAATGATGGCATTCTGCTTGCCAAACAACAGCTCCTGCGTGCACTGACCGAATGCTGGCAGACCGTCAATGCCCAGATAATTTTTGGTGGTTTCATTTTCCAGCAGATAGTGTTCTGCTTTTTTTACGCTGGTCAGAACCGGAGTTTTACCGGTTTCATCTTTATAGACACCAATACCCAGATTGATTTTATTCGCGCGGTCATCGGCGCGGAAAAGATCGGTCAGCCCGAGAATAGGATCGGCCGGTGCGGCAGAGATATTTTCAAACATTGCCAGAATGTTCCATAACTGAGATGAAATAAGAATTCTCAGAGTACCGTCAGTAAAAGGCTTTGCCAACCGTTGATGTCAAAAAGAAAGGGAAATAACAGGGAGAAGGAGAGAGACGAAATAAAAGACTGGTTAGGCGAGAATAATTGGCGCAGCGTGGCGTAAAGCAGAAACAGAAAATGCGGGAGAGCGTTTTTCAACGTTGCAGGCGACGGTTCGTAAAAGTGGAGAGCTATCGCTACCCAGCACGCAATAAAAAAGACAGAGCCGAAGCCCTGTCTTTTCATGCAATACGAACGATTAACTCGTTACGTTATGCAATGCCAACTTAGAACTGGTAAACAACACCCACGTTCACGATATCGTTGTTTTCGATACCATAATTGTTGTTTTTGTCCAACAGGCTAATGTCGTATTCAGCGTAAGTAGAGAAGTTCTTGTTGAATGCATAGGTTGCACCAATGCTTGCATACTTAACGCCATAGTCGTTTACAACATTGCTGATTTTGTCTTTACGAGAAACGTAAGCAATTGTCGGAGTCAGGCCGAAATCAAAGTTGTACTGTGCAACCACTTCGAAGATTTTGCTCTCATCAGCAATAACGCCATCGATTGGTGCATAGAAATTACGAGCTTCGCCGTAAGTGGCTGCAACGTAGATGTTATTTGCATCGTATTTCAGGCCTGTTGACCATACGTCTGCACGATCACCACCAGCAGTTGATGCACGTTGAGCAGCGGTACGCTCATAAGAGCCGTAAGAAGCAACCGCGCCTACGCCGAAATCAGTATCATAAGACAGAGACGTCGCCCACGCATCGCCGTGATTGCGTTCGATGTTCTTGCCAGTTGCGCTAACGGTAGAAGAAGTATCGTCTTTAGCAACGTATTGCAGACCGAAACCTAAGCCGTCAACCAGACCAAAGAAGTTAGAGGTGTTATAAGTTGCGGCGTTACCGATACGGCCAGTCAGGGTATCGGTGATGCTGCTGTCACCGCCGTTTTCCGGCAGCACGTCGGTATAAGCCATACCGTTATAAGCTACGCCTGTGTTACGGCCGTAGTCGAAAGAACCGAAATCACCAAATTTCAGACCAGCAAACGCTTT
It encodes:
- the mukB gene encoding chromosome partition protein MukB gives rise to the protein MIERGKFRSLTLVNWNGFFARTFDLDELVTTLSGGNGAGKSTTMAAFITALIPDLTLLHFRNTTEAGATSGSRDKGLHGKLRAGVCYSTLDVVNSRHQRVLVGVRLQQVAGRDRKVDIKPFTIQGLPTAIQPTQILTQVVGDRQARVLSLQELKDRVEEMEGVQFKQFNSITDYHSLMFDLGVVPRRLRSASDRSKFYRLIEASLYGGISSAITRSLRDYLLPENSGVRKAFQDMEAALRENRMTLEAIRVTQSDRDLFKHLISEATSYVAADYMRHANERRIHLDGALELRRDLFSSRKQLSSEQYRHVEMARELAEQSGAEGDLETDYQAASDHLNLVQTAMRQQEKIERYNADLEELSYRLEEQNEVVEEAREQQAENEERADATELEVDELKSQLADYQQALDVQQTRAIQYQQAQQALERARTLCQLPDLTADNADEWLDSYQAKEQEATEILLMLEQKLSVADAAHGQFEQAYQLVTKIAGAVNRNEAWQVARDLLRDSSSQRYQAERVQPLRMRLSELEQRLREQQDAERLLQDFSKRNGQDYQPEELESLQQELDARIETLSSLVAEAGERRMALRQELEQTQQRIQKLTARAPVWLAAQEMLTQLSEQSGETFEDSRQVTEFMQQLLERERETTVERDDIAARKRQIEAQVERLSQPGGSEDPRLNALAERFGGVLLSEIYDDVTLDDAPYFSALYGPSRHAIVVSDLSLVRDQLAGLEDCPEDLYLIEGDPQSFDDSVFAVDELERAVVVKVAERQWRYSRFPEVPLFGRAAREMRLESLRDEREALAEQYATLSFDVQKTQRLHQSFGRFIGTHLAVVFDDDPEVEIRTLSSRRGELDRAMASFDGENQQQRQQYEQAKEASAQLNKLIPRISLLCDETLQDRVEEIRAELDETEESARFIQQHGTTLAKLEPLVSVLQSDPQQHEQLQEDYTQAQNAQRQAKQQAFALTEVVQRRAHFSYADSAGMLGENAGLNDKLRHRLEQAEAERTKAREQLRQHQAQLTQYSQVQASLKSSYDAKQDMLKELTQELQDIGVRADADAEVRARQRRDELHAALSTNRSRRNQLEKQITFCEAEMDSLQKKLRKLERDYHQMREQVVTAKAGWCAVMRLVKDNGVERRLHRRELAYMEGDELRSMSDKALGALRLAVADNEHLRDVLRLSEDPKRPERKIQFYIAVYQHLRERIRQDIIRTDDPVEAIEQMEIELNRLTEELTAREQMLAISSRSVANIIRKTIQREQNRIRMLNQGLQAVAFGQVKSVRLNVNVRETHTTLLNVLSEQQEMHQDLFNSNRLTFSEALAKLYQRLNPEIDMGQRTPQTIGEELLDYRNYLEMEVEVNRGADGWLRAESGALSTGEAIGTGMSILVMVVQSWEEESKRLRGKDIIPCRLLFLDEAARLDAKSIATLFELCDRLEMQLVIAAPENISPEKGTTYKLVRKVYQNNEHVHVVGLRGFGTEAPETQEQAS
- the ldtD gene encoding L,D-transpeptidase; the encoded protein is MLLLHKRKMVRLLLRVGCIWVGSLSPSFSVLAASPTVVSGLSQSSGVVSVENSRAGLLAALPHGMSLHYLSDLSSLYAQHQMQPMWADNRAVQQFQQQLAELAIAGVQPQFTTWVTWLTDPQLTGFARDVVLSDAMLGYLQFVSGVERSGNDWLYSSVPYRLQSPALNIVAQWQQAVKSGTSAAYVVSLAPQHSQYAKMHEALKTMLTDNRPWPSLNLAESLRPEQQSRELAVLREILQRTGMLSSTESITLFNENTAVTTVSTGQAPLVEGAAIDDRYTGELVDAVKRFQHWQGLEGDGVIGKRTRDWLNVSPQMRATLLALNIQRLRLLPDNVHTGIMVNIPNYSLIYYQDGAERLSSRVIVGQPKRKTPLMSSSLYNVVVNPPWNVPTTLTRQDIIPKVVRDPGYLQRHGYTVLSGWSQDAEAIDPSMIDWPMVSAERFPYRLRQAPGANNSLGRYKFNMPNSEAIYLHDTPNHNLFQRDIRALSSGCVRVNKASELASMLLQDAGWNNNRISSTLDQGNTTFVSMKHRIPVNLYYLTAWVAEDGRPQFRTDIYNYDDTARAGTKVLSRAGLLLQ
- a CDS encoding YcbK family protein; this translates as MDHIDNHRRKWLALGGAALGIALLPGQAFATLSTPRPRILTLNNLNTGELLKTEFFDGKRYNKSELSRLNHFFRDYRANKVKTIDPQLFDQLYRLQVMLGTNKPVQLISGYRAIDTNNELRAHSRGVAKQSYHTKGQAMDFHIEGVQLANIRKAAMKMRAGGVGYYPRSDFVHIDTGPVRTW
- a CDS encoding MBL fold metallo-hydrolase; amino-acid sequence: MKYQIVPVTAFSQNCTLLWCEKTNEAAIVDPGGDAEKIKRAVADAGISVKQILLTHGHLDHVGAAAELAEHYQVSIIGPQIEDAFWLEGLPAQSRMFGLEECAPLTPSRWLQEGDEVSVGETTLAVFHCPGHTPGHIVFFDAESSLAQVGDVIFNGGVGRTDFPQGDHQALIASIKNKLLPLGDDVTFIPGHGPMSTLGHERKTNPFLREDAAIW
- a CDS encoding amino acid aminotransferase, coding for MFENISAAPADPILGLTDLFRADDRANKINLGIGVYKDETGKTPVLTSVKKAEHYLLENETTKNYLGIDGLPAFGQCTQELLFGKQNAIIADKRARTAQTPGGTGALRVAADFIANQTSAKRIWISNPTWPNHNNVFSAVGLEVCQYDYYDAANHALDFDGLLNSLNAAQAGDVVLFHGCCHNPTGIDPTAEQWATLAELSVAKGWLPLFDFAYQGFARGLEEDAEGLRLFAAKHDELIVCSSYSKNFGLYNERVGACTLVAADAATADTAFSQVKAAIRANYSNPPSHGATVVATILGNDALKAVWEQELTAMRERIQRMRQLFVNTLQEKGANQDFSFIINQNGMFSFSGLTKEQVLRLRDEFGVYAVNSGRINVAGMTPENMAPLCEAIVAVL
- a CDS encoding porin codes for the protein MMKRNILAVVIPALLVAGTANAAEIYNKDANKLDLNGRVHAGYTFNNQDTDNEDNTYARLGFKGQTQINNDLTGYGTFEYQFDAKKAEDSNGSAGKTRKAFAGLKFGDFGSFDYGRNTGVAYNGMAYTDVLPENGGDSSITDTLTGRIGNAATYNTSNFFGLVDGLGFGLQYVAKDDTSSTVSATGKNIERNHGDAWATSLSYDTDFGVGAVASYGSYERTAAQRASTAGGDRADVWSTGLKYDANNIYVAATYGEARNFYAPIDGVIADESKIFEVVAQYNFDFGLTPTIAYVSRKDKISNVVNDYGVKYASIGATYAFNKNFSTYAEYDISLLDKNNNYGIENNDIVNVGVVYQF